The genomic segment CCGCAACTAACAATCAGTGGAAGAAAAGCCCCCTACTGATTGAAGTTTCACTTTATCGCGGATCAATAATTGGCATGACGAACTTCCAGTATACCGCTCCCCACATAATAGCTGCAACTACAATGAAGATGAAAAGGAGGATGTTGCGTTTTCTCAAATCCTCTCCTCCCGTCTTACTAGTTGCAACGGAATGTCTAATCTGACAATGTCTTCATAAGTTTCCCTGCGGACGACAAGCTGATGTTGTCCATTTTCACTGAATACAACTGCCGGTTTTGGAAGACGGTTGTAATTACTAGCCATCGAATAGCCATAAGCACCTGTGCAGAAAACAGCGATGATGTCTCCTTCAGTTGGATCAGCGAGTTGAGCCTCTTCAATAAGCTTATCACCGGATTCACAACATTTCCCCGCTATCGTCACTTTATCGACGTGAGGTTCGTTCATACGATTTGCCGAAACGGCAGTATATTTTGCACCGTACAACGCCGGTCGAATATTATCCGACATTCCACCGTCAACTGCGACATATTTCCGAATACCAGGCACTTCTTTTGAGCTACCAGCAGTATACAAAGTTGTACCTGCATCTCCGACTAGCGATCTGCCGGGTTCAATCCAAATTTCTGGCAATGGGTAGTTATGGCTCCGCGTCATTGAAAGAACAACCGTCGCCATTTCTTCGACATATACTGACGGTTCAAGCGGTTTGTCTTCTTCAGTATAACGAATACCAAATCCGCCACCTAAGTTCAGAACTGTGCAGATGAATTCATAATTATCGCGCCAGGCAACCATCTTATTCATAAGCGCCTCTGCCGCTAAACGAAACGCATCTGTTTCGAATATTTGAGAACCAATATGGCAATGCATACCTAACAAATTGATGTAAGGATGATTGTACAACTGAAGGAAAGCCTCATCTGTCTGGCCATTTTTCAAATCAAAACCAAACTTCGAATCTTCCTGGCCTGTCGTAATATAATCATGTGTAGAAGCTTCCACTCCCGGTGTTACACGGATAAGTACGTTCATAGACTCTTTACGAGATTCAGCGATTTCCTTAACCAGTTCGATTTCAGAAAAATTGTCAATAACGATACATCCTATTTTTTCATCAAAAGCATATTGTAATTCGGTAAAGCTTTTATTGTTACCGTGGAAATGAATTCGATTACGCGGGAAGTTTGCAGACACCGCTGTAAACAATTCCCCTCCAGAAACAACATCTAGAGAAAGTCCTTGCTGTTCGGCGATTTCGTAGATAGCAATAGACGAAAATGCCTTACTCGCATAAGCAACTTGCGCATGGATGCCCATCGATTCAAATGTTTTCTTAAAGGCGCTTGCCCGTTCACGGAACAAGGCAATATCATAGACGTTAAGTGGTGTTCCATAAGTATGTGCGAGATCAACCGTATCTGTGCCACCAATTGTCAGATGGCCACGTTCGTTGACTGATTGTGTTCCATATAAATGCATGTTGCCTGCCCCTCTCGAATTAGATAACTAAAATTTTATCATATAAAGAAGGGTTGAGGCAATGATCTAAGAGACACGGTCTCGATCAGGAGAATCCGTTATAAACGGTCTAGGTGCATCGGCAGTCATTGGAAACCTAATAAGAACACGTAACATTGCCTTTGGAAAAAATGGTACAGCGGGCCACAAATACGGTACCCCCATTGGCTTCAATGCACATAAGTAATAGAAAAGTACGGTGATGGACAAGAAAAATCCGGGTGCTCCTAATAATGCAGTCGACAACAGAATACAAATCCTGAAGATTTTTGTCGTAAGACTTAATTCGTAAGAAGGTATTGAGAATGTGAAAATTGCACTTACCGCCACATATAAAACAACTTCTGGGGTGAAAAGACCAACGTCTATCGCTACTTGTCCAATGACAATCGCTGCAACAAGCCCCATCGCGGTCGACATCGGTGTCGGTGTATGAATAGCCGCCATTCGAAGTATTTCGATTCCGCCATCTGCGATAAGAAGCTGAACAAGTAATGGGATTTCCCCGATATCTTTCGGTCCTATATAACTGAGGAAATCGGGTAAGTAGTGTTGGTTCGTTGCGAGCAAGTACCAAAATGGTAAAAGAACAAGACTCATGGTAGCTGCAAACAAACGCATAATCCTGACAAATGTTCCAATAAGCGGGGCTTGACGGTATTCTTCAGCATGTTGTAAATGATGAAATAGTGGAGCCGGAACAAGTATAACAGAAGGTGATGTATCCACGATGATAGCGACATGCCCTTCCAATAAATGCGCCGCGCATATATCAGGACGCTCTGTAAAACGAACGAAAGGCATTGGATGAAACCGCTGTTTGAACAAAAATTCTTCAAGCGACTTATCCGTCATTGTCAGCCCATCATGGTGAATAGCATCCAGCCTTTCACGAATATAATCAAGATGTTCTTTACTTGCTGCCCCTTGCATGTAGGTGATTGTAACATCTGTTTTCCCATTCATCGTCACTTTATGCATTTCAAATCGTAAATCCTCAGTACGAAGCCGCCTTCTAATTAGCGCGGTATTTTGAATAAGATTCTCCGTAAATCCGTCTCTCGATCCTCTGACGACTTTTTCATTGTCAGGCTCTTCAGGTTGCCTGCCTGGATAAGACCGAATATCAATGGTAAACACATAGCCATCAGGCGTGATGAAGGCTGCCTGTCCACTTAATATTGAAGTAAGTAATTCGTCCCTATCTTTCACATTGGAAACGGCGTGATACGGGAAAAAGGAGAGGAATCGTTCCCCTCCATCCTCCTGGTTTTCGTCCTCTTTTCCTCTAGCCCCTTGCATTTCAGTCAATAAAGTCGTGATTGTTTCACTGTCTATGAGTCCATTAATATAAAGCAACAGAGCAGGCATATCCCAAAGATGCAATGATCTGGCAGTAGCATCGAACGTCTTGTCTTTACCGAAACAGGTATAGAACCACTCTTCCCCTTCATTCACCGATTGGAATAGCTTTTCCATTAGTTCAATCCGTCCTCACATTTAGTATAATTTCTTCCGAATCAACGCCCATCCATAATTTCAATTGGGCTAAAATTTTCTTTTCAAGCCGTGACACCTGGACTTGTGATATGCCAATTCTTTCTGCAATATCACTTTGCGTGCAATCCAAATAGTAACGCATATAAATGATCGTTTGATCTCGTTTATTTAATTTAGAAATGACATCCCGAAGTGGGATATGGTCGAACACTCTTTCAGACCGATCATCTCGCAACTGATCCATCAGCGTTAAGCTATCTCCTTCGCTTTCATATAGCTGTTCATGAAGTGATGCAGGATCACGTAAAGCATCAGATGCGAGAACAATATCGTCGACGGATACCTCCAAGACTGCTGCAACCTCTGAAATCGATGGCGATTTTCCATGCAATTTAATATAATCATCAGTTGCATGCCGGATTTTGAAACTAAGTTCACGGATGGATCGACTCACTTTCACCATTCCATCATCCCTTAGAAAACGCTGAATTTCTCCGACAATCATAGGTACCGCATAAGTAGAAAATTTCACTTCATACGACAAATCGAATTTATCAATTGATTTCATAAGCCCAATACAACCAATTTGGAACAAATCCTCGGGATCTGCGCCACGGGAAGCAAACCGCTGGACAATAGACCAGACAAGCCGCGTATTTCCCTCCACCATCATTCTTCTCGCTTCTTTATCACCTTCTTGAGAAACTTTAATGAGTTCTCTCATCTTTTCTTGGGTCAACAATGCAGGTTTCACTTCAAC from the Sporosarcina psychrophila genome contains:
- a CDS encoding SigF/SigG family RNA polymerase sporulation sigma factor, which translates into the protein MDASVEVKPALLTQEKMRELIKVSQEGDKEARRMMVEGNTRLVWSIVQRFASRGADPEDLFQIGCIGLMKSIDKFDLSYEVKFSTYAVPMIVGEIQRFLRDDGMVKVSRSIRELSFKIRHATDDYIKLHGKSPSISEVAAVLEVSVDDIVLASDALRDPASLHEQLYESEGDSLTLMDQLRDDRSERVFDHIPLRDVISKLNKRDQTIIYMRYYLDCTQSDIAERIGISQVQVSRLEKKILAQLKLWMGVDSEEIILNVRTD
- a CDS encoding spore germination protein, which codes for MEKLFQSVNEGEEWFYTCFGKDKTFDATARSLHLWDMPALLLYINGLIDSETITTLLTEMQGARGKEDENQEDGGERFLSFFPYHAVSNVKDRDELLTSILSGQAAFITPDGYVFTIDIRSYPGRQPEEPDNEKVVRGSRDGFTENLIQNTALIRRRLRTEDLRFEMHKVTMNGKTDVTITYMQGAASKEHLDYIRERLDAIHHDGLTMTDKSLEEFLFKQRFHPMPFVRFTERPDICAAHLLEGHVAIIVDTSPSVILVPAPLFHHLQHAEEYRQAPLIGTFVRIMRLFAATMSLVLLPFWYLLATNQHYLPDFLSYIGPKDIGEIPLLVQLLIADGGIEILRMAAIHTPTPMSTAMGLVAAIVIGQVAIDVGLFTPEVVLYVAVSAIFTFSIPSYELSLTTKIFRICILLSTALLGAPGFFLSITVLFYYLCALKPMGVPYLWPAVPFFPKAMLRVLIRFPMTADAPRPFITDSPDRDRVS
- the lysA gene encoding diaminopimelate decarboxylase, whose product is MHLYGTQSVNERGHLTIGGTDTVDLAHTYGTPLNVYDIALFRERASAFKKTFESMGIHAQVAYASKAFSSIAIYEIAEQQGLSLDVVSGGELFTAVSANFPRNRIHFHGNNKSFTELQYAFDEKIGCIVIDNFSEIELVKEIAESRKESMNVLIRVTPGVEASTHDYITTGQEDSKFGFDLKNGQTDEAFLQLYNHPYINLLGMHCHIGSQIFETDAFRLAAEALMNKMVAWRDNYEFICTVLNLGGGFGIRYTEEDKPLEPSVYVEEMATVVLSMTRSHNYPLPEIWIEPGRSLVGDAGTTLYTAGSSKEVPGIRKYVAVDGGMSDNIRPALYGAKYTAVSANRMNEPHVDKVTIAGKCCESGDKLIEEAQLADPTEGDIIAVFCTGAYGYSMASNYNRLPKPAVVFSENGQHQLVVRRETYEDIVRLDIPLQLVRREERI